The following proteins are encoded in a genomic region of Acipenser ruthenus chromosome 4, fAciRut3.2 maternal haplotype, whole genome shotgun sequence:
- the LOC117400674 gene encoding protein LRATD2-like, with the protein MGNQVEKLTHLTYAEVPTSDPTGVDQEDCPRIGVSYIFSNDDGDLEDNVGGSEKDPKQEENYDTCNEVECSVFYRDECVYEKSLRAGDLSTCSPEHLLNTCKPGDLVEFVAKNQYPHWTVYVGDFHVVHLHRAEVKNDFMTDASQGRRGRIVNNVYKFKPQNSEIVVRNAMEQVGVRDRELNWRNSECFAAWCKFGKREFKIGGEIRIGKQPYSLKIQLSEKKSHILEFQSMEDLIMERRRNDQIGKNAVIQELVSHLHSEEVGTDHNAH; encoded by the coding sequence GAGAAACTGACTCATTTAACTTACGCAGAGGTTCCGACATCAGACCCGACTGGGGTGGATCAAGAAGACTGTCCTCGGATAGGGGTGTCGTATATATTTTCTAACGATGACGGTGATTTGGAGGATAATGTTGGGGGATCAGAGAAGGACCCGAAACAGGAAGAGAATTATGACACATGCAACGAGGTGGAGTGTTCTGTTTTCTACAGAGATGAGTGCGTATACGAGAAGAGTCTGAGAGCTGGAGACCTGAGTACCTGTTCTCCAGAACATTTATTAAACACGTGCAAACCGGGAGATTTGGTGGAGTTTGTGGCTAAAAATCAATACCCCCATTGGACTGTGTACGTTGGAGATTTCCACGTCGTACACTTGCACAGAGCTGAGGTCAAGAATGATTTTATGACAGACGCTAGTCAAGGGAGGAGAGGTAGAATTGTTAACAATGTTTACAAATTCAAACCTCAAAACTCTGAAATTGTGGTGCGGAATGCCATGGAACAGGTCGGGGTAAGAGACAGGGAGCTAAATTGGAGAAACTCTGAGTGTTTTGCTGCTTGGTGCAAATTTGGCAAACGGGAGTTCAAAATTGGAGGGGAGATCCGGATAGGCAAACAACCTTACAGCTTAAAAATACAACTTTCCGAGAAAAAGAGTCACATTTTGGAGTTTCAGAGTATGGAAGATTTGATAATGGAAAGGAGGAGAAACGATCAGATTGGTAAAAACGCTGTGATCCAGGAGCTAGTCAGCCATCTGCATTCGGAGGAAGTCGGGACTGATCACAATGCTCACTGA